Proteins from a single region of Ogataea parapolymorpha DL-1 chromosome IV, whole genome shotgun sequence:
- a CDS encoding Mitochondrial presequence protease, with the protein MSLRRFATVARGKYPLGDRIHGFVVRRALDVPEFSLTAVDLVHERTGASHLHIDRQDKNNVFSMVFKTNPPDSTGLPHILEHTTLCGSEKYPVRDPFFKMLNRSLANFMNAMTGHDYTFYPFATTNPTDFYNLMDVYLDATLNPLLSEEDFYQEGWRLEHEDTQDRASPLCFKGVVYNEMKGQMSDSGYWFWIKFQEAIYPSLNNSGGDPAKITNLVYEDLVDFHARYYHPSNAATFTYGSLPLERHLARINEKYARFGRRQRRQDVKQPIELRSNTSLSVAGPVDPLLPLERQYKGSLTWYCGRPDDVYETFVMRLVSNLLIDGHSSPLYQELVETGLGTDFSINSGMDSMTDVNMLSIGLQGMSEETAAKLPGTVRDAVQRAKTAGFAREKIDAMIHQLELGRKVESASFGLNLLSSLVPGWVNRVDPLEMLKWDNVIGRFRQEYAKQGDAMFTDRINEYILDAPYFHYTMFPDAGLEKQISGEEQRRLEKKIATLDESDKEVLYKRGLKLLENQSKQEDLSCLPTLSTADISRDGDSVRLKLKNTGATELQTRVSSKTNGLTYFRSLKTVSSSELPLELVKYLPLFTDCLTNLGTKNKSMAQLEDEIKLYTGGISPTVFSHSSPDDMNTAYLKFGLNGVALNGNFERLLDLSYQLLAETDFDNHDKLSVLVKTLTSDNISAIVSNGHSYARGYSAAQLSKSAKLQQLLGGIEQVSFLNELRELDEQNRLGEVSTALKRIQSILLGGSNFKFAVTTDRANVSTQEKLVARYGEQFQLRHAVSAYEMEMQQAAQDRVVEIAAQVSFAAAVASGSSYTCEDGPALQILAQLSTFKHLHSEVREKGGAYGGGATYDALNGIFAYYSFRDPNPARSIETFARSMGKIVDMIENEQITPEDLGQAKLSIFQNIDAPVSVRSEGATHFNYDVDDDMKQARRESLLDCDLHRAAIVGRKYFPTRLSNTIIGADPGVDWTKVSLGSRE; encoded by the coding sequence atgtcgCTGCGTCGATTTGCCACTGTAGCACGCGGAAAATATCCTCTGGGCGACCGTATCCACGGCTTTGTGGTGCGCCGCGCGCTCGACGTGCCGGAGTTCAGTCTCACCGccgtcgatctcgtccacgaGCGCACTGGCGCCAGCCACCTGCACATCGACCGTCAGGACAAAAACAACGTCTTCAGCATGGTTTTCAAGACAAACCCGCCCGACAGCACGGGACTGCCCCATATTCTGGAGCATACCACGCTGTGCGGCTCCGAAAAGTACCCTGTTCGCGACCCGTTCTTCAAGATGCTCAACAGATCGCTCGCCAACTTCATGAATGCCATGACCGGCCACGATTATACTTTCTACCCGTTTGCCACCACCAACCCGACGGATTTCTATAATTTGATGGACGTGTATCTGGACGCGACGCTGAACCCACTGCTGTCGGAGGAGGATTTCTACCAGGAGGGCTGGCGGCTGGAGCACGAGGACACCCAAGACCGGGCCAGTCCCCTGTGTTTCAAGGGCGTGGTGTACAACGAGATGAAGGGCCAGATGTCGGACTCTGGATactggttctggatcaagtTCCAGGAGGCGATATACCCCTCGCTCAACAACTCCGGCGGCGACCCGGCCAAGATCACAAACCTAGTGTACGAAGACCTGGTGGACTTCCATGCCAGGTACTACCATCCTTCCAACGCCGCCACGTTCACGTACGGCAGTCTGCCGCTGGAGAGACATCTGGCACGCATCAATGAGAAGTACGCTCGGTTTGGCCGCCGGCAGCGGCGCCAGGACGTGAAGCAGCCCATTGAGCTGCGTAGCAACACCTCTTTGAGCGTTGCTGGCCCCGTGGACCCGCTTCTGCCGCTGGAAAGACAGTACAAGGGCTCATTGACGTGGTACTGTGGCCGGCCGGACGACGTTTACGAGACGTTTGTGATGCGGCTCGTGTCGAACCTGCTGATTGACGGCCATTCGTCGCCGCTGTACCAGGAGCTGGTAGAGACGGGGCTGGGCACCGACTTCAGTATCAACTCGGGCATGGACTCGATGACAGATGTGAACATGCTGAGCATAGGGTTGCAGGGCATGAGCGAGGAGACGGCTGCCAAGCTGCCCGGGACGGTGAGAGACGCTGTGCAGCGGGCCAAGACGGCCGGATTTGCGCGGGAAAAAATTGACGCCATGATACACCAGTTGGAGCTTGGCCGCAAGGTCGAGAGCGCGTCGTTCGGGCTGAATCTGCTGAGCTCGCTAGTGCCGGGTTGGGTCAATAGGGTGGATCCGCTCGAGATGCTCAAATGGGACAATGTGATCGGCAGGTTTAGGCAAGAGTACGCCAAGCAAGGTGACGCCATGTTTACAGACCGCATCAACGAGTACATTCTGGACGCTCCGTATTTCCACTACACAATGTTTCCGGACGCagggctggaaaaacagatttCCGGCGAGGAGCAGCGGCGgctggaaaagaaaattgCCACACTGGACGAGAGCGACAAGGAGGTGCTGTACAAGCGTGGGTTGAAGCTACTAGAGAACCAGAGCAAACAGGAAGACCTCTCGTGCTTGCCGACACTGTCGACGGCCGACATCAGCAGGGACGGCGACAGCGTGCGGctgaagctgaaaaacacaggGGCCACCGAGCTACAGACGAGAGTGTCGTCCAAGACGAACGGACTGACGTATTTTCGGTCGCTCAAGACGGTTTCGTCTTCCGAGCTGCcgctggagctggtgaagtACCTGCCCCTGTTCACGGACTGTCTGACGAACCTGGGCACAAAAAACAAGTCGATGGCAcagctggaggacgagattAAGCTGTACACGGGCGGAATCTCGCCGACGGTGTTTTCGCACAGCTCACCCGACGATATGAACACAGCGTATCTGAAGTTTGGACTGAATGGTGTGGCTCTGAACGGGAACTTTGAGCGGCTGCTCGATTTGTCTTATCAGCTGCTTGCAGAGACGGATTTCGACAACCACGACAAGCTGAGCGTGCTGGTGAAGACTCTGACGAGTGACAACATCAGCGCAATCGTCAGCAACGGCCACAGCTACGCACGTGGGTACTCGGCGGCACAGCTATCGAAGTCCGCaaagctgcagcagctgttgGGAGGAATAGAGCAGGTGtcgtttttgaacgagttGCGGGAGTTGGACGAGCAAAACCGGCTGGGGGAAGTGTCTACTGCCCTGAAACGGATACAGAGCATTTTGCTGGGCGGCTCGAATTTTAAGTTCGCCGTCACTACCGATAGAGCGAATGTATCCACACAGGAAAAACTGGTTGCCCGATACGGCGAGCAGTTCCAATTGCGGCACGCAGTCAGCGCGTACGAGATGGAGATGCAGCAAGCAGCGCAGGACAGAGTAGTTGAGATTGCTGCTCAGGTTAGTTTTGCAGCAGCGGTGGCATCGGGATCGTCGTACACTTGTGAGGACGGTCCGGCTCTGCAAATACTTGCCCAGCTAAGCACGTTCAAACACTTGCACAGCGAGGTCCGCGAAAAAGGAGGGGCTTATGGTGGAGGTGCGACATACGACGCCCTGAACGGCATTTTTGCATACTACAGTTTCCGCGACCCAAATCCTGCAAGGTCGATCGAAACGTTTGCGCGGAGCATGGGAAAAATAGTCGACATGATTGAGAATGAGCAAATCACGCCAGAAGATCTGGGACAGGCCAAATTGagcattttccagaacatCGATGCTCCAGTGAGCGTCCGCAGCGAGGGCGCCACGCATTTCAActacgacgtggacgacgacatgAAGCAAGCTCGCAGAGAGAGTTTGCTCGATTGCGACTTGCATAGGGCTGCTATTGTGGGACGCAAGTACTTTCCAACGCGGCTGAGCAATACGATTATTGGTGCTGATCCGGGCGTGGACTGGACCAAGGTGTCTCTTGGTTCTAGAGAGTAA
- a CDS encoding COMPASS component SPP1, which translates to MSKVSLQERYNKFSKAAKYNLNSEELFCVCRRVDDGELMVACDGCDEWFHFSCMKLDPKYKDLVSNFYCIFCDELLHKGSTLWKKKCRLAGCYKPVRIDADSQKASKYCSDEHGVEFMRNELLKRFSGSSKECRLREPEIASVVCGVADLDEFRVLGDSMPVYEGMDVDMPEELAQRVAQLDAELAELRRAEALYTSKEKYLLKLRDKIRLVNEVLAETEPEPAKKGKKPKIDVCGYDATLVLDDEQWRAYEASEECQKTLRLACWADLDATPEQAREAYHAQQRFAGLCMADRKKCVRHLTWYSIQYDTVMLRLNEVLYRVAQLERAKERVAQEWRSQLLER; encoded by the coding sequence ATGTCCAAAGTATCACTCCAGGAACGCTACAACAAGTTCAGCAAGGCGGCCAAGTACAACCTGAACTCGGAGGAGCTGTTTTGCGTGTGTCGGCGCGtggacgacggcgagctgATGGTGGCCTGCGATGGCTGCGACGAGTGGTTCCATTTTTCGTGCATGAAGCTCGATCCCAAATATAAGGACCTAGTGAGCAATTTTTATTGCATTTTTtgcgacgagctgctgcacaAGGGCTCTACGCTATGGAAGAAGAAGTGTCGGCTGGCTGGCTGCTATAAGCCGGTCCGCATCGACGCAGACTCGCAGAAAGCGTCTAAATATTGCAGCGACGAGCACGGCGTCGAATTCATGCgcaacgagctgctgaagagGTTCAGCGGCTCCAGCAAGGAGTGCCGGCTGCGCGAGCCGGAGATTGCGAGCGTGGTGTGTGGAGTGGCCGACTTAGACGAGTTCCGCGTGCTAGGAGACAGCATGCCCGTGTACGAGGGCATGGACGTTGATATGCCGGAGGAGCTGGCACAGCGTGTGGCGCAGCTGGACGCGGAGCTTGCCGAGCTGCGCCGCGCTGAGGCGCTGTACACCTCGAAGGAAAAGTACCTGCTGAAGCTGCGGGACAAGATCCGCCTGGTGAACGAGGTGCTGGCCGAGACGGAGCCAGAGCCGGCGAAAAAGGGAAAAAAGCCCAAAATCGACGTGTGCGGCTACGACGCGAcgctggtgctggacgacgagcagTGGCGCGCGTACGAGGCGAGCGAGGAGTGCCAAAAGACGCTGCGGCTGGCGTGCTGGGCCGATCTGGACGCAACACCAGAACAGGCCCGGGAGGCGTACCACGCGCAGCAGCGGTTTGCCGGGCTGTGCATGGCCGACCGCAAGAAGTGTGTGCGGCACCTGACGTGGTACAGCATCCAGTACGACACGGTGATGTTGAGATTGAACGAGGTGCTATATAGGGTGGCGCAGCTCGAGCGCGCGAAAGAGCGCGTGGCGCAGGAGTGGCgcagccagcttctcgagcGATAA